One window of the Mycobacterium haemophilum DSM 44634 genome contains the following:
- the recB gene encoding exodeoxyribonuclease V subunit beta, which yields MERFDLLGPLPAVGSTTVLEASAGTGKTFALAGLVTRFVAEGVATLDQMLLITFSKAASRELRERVRSQIVNAIAALDGSASVTPNDLVSHLTSGTAADCAARRQRLRDALTDFDAATICTTHQFCQLVLKSLGVAGDTDTGATLVESLDDLVTQIVGDLYLAHFGSQRDEVALRHREALALARAVVADPCAELRPQHPEPQSVAAVRLRFATDVLEQLELRKRRLGIFSYNDLLSRLANALDGPPDSADSAARDRMRRRWAIVMVDEFQDTDPIQWQVIDRAFNGHARLVLIGDPKQAIYGFRGGDIYTYLLAARTAGVRRTLGVNWRSDKALVDSLHTVLRGAALGDADIVVRDVEAHVGGHRLHNAPRNAPFRLRVVSRAMFGYDQTRTIAIDALRQHISSDLAADVGALLGSDATFDGHRIQASDIAVIVESSKDARPCQAALLRAGIPAVYTSDGDVFAADAAKDWLLLLDAFDQTHRAGLVRAAAATVFFGKTANDLAAGGDALADEVAATLRDWTDQLRERGPAAVFAAAQLAGMGRRVLAEQGGERTMTDLAHIAELLHAVAHRERLALPALRDWLRRQCDERAGAPERSRRIDSDAAAVQILTVWGAKGLQFPIVYLPFAFNRHVFIDDIPLYHDGTGVRCLHVGGPGSADRRSIEAFSRAEAARNDIRLTYVALTRAQSQVVAWWAPAKDEPNGGLSRLLRGRRLGQAEVPDSCAPKTISDEEALACFRAWQAAGGPVVEESSVVTAAAVRRPEPPTHLAVRHFHRSIDTTWRRTSYSALIRGAHDSGVTSEPEMTARDDEIDDAAVAVASGAADGVSSPMSHLPAGATFGSLVHAVLENTDPFAVDLAAELESQVRTHSGWWPVDAEPATLASALLPMYDTPLGPLTDGLTLRQIGLRDRLRELDFEIPLTGGDVRASVPAVHLSQVGELVREHLATDDPLARYSDRLLRDGLGGQPLRGYLAGSIDVVLRLPRQRYFVVDYKTNMLGAAAADYSFPRLTETMLHSDYPLQALLYTVVLHRFLRWRQPGYQPSQHLGGVLYLFVRGMCGAATPQVDGHPCGVFSWLPPPALVVALSDLLDQGRPSA from the coding sequence ATGGAGCGGTTCGATCTGCTCGGCCCGTTGCCCGCCGTGGGGTCCACGACGGTGCTCGAAGCCAGTGCCGGCACCGGCAAGACGTTCGCACTGGCCGGTCTGGTAACCCGTTTTGTCGCCGAGGGAGTGGCCACACTCGACCAGATGCTGCTGATCACCTTCAGCAAGGCCGCCAGCCGCGAGCTACGTGAGCGGGTCCGCAGCCAGATCGTGAACGCTATTGCTGCACTGGATGGTTCAGCATCGGTCACGCCCAATGACCTGGTTTCTCATTTGACGAGCGGCACGGCCGCCGACTGTGCGGCGCGGCGCCAACGGCTGCGGGACGCGCTCACGGACTTCGATGCCGCCACCATCTGCACCACACATCAGTTCTGCCAGCTGGTGCTCAAATCGCTTGGGGTGGCCGGGGATACCGACACCGGCGCTACCCTGGTGGAAAGTCTCGACGATCTGGTTACCCAAATCGTCGGCGACCTGTATCTGGCACACTTCGGATCGCAACGCGACGAGGTGGCGTTGCGCCACCGCGAGGCGCTGGCGCTGGCCCGCGCGGTGGTCGCAGACCCATGCGCCGAGCTGCGACCGCAGCACCCGGAGCCACAATCCGTTGCCGCGGTGCGGCTGCGGTTCGCCACCGACGTGCTCGAGCAACTCGAACTGCGTAAACGCCGGCTCGGCATCTTCAGCTACAACGACCTGCTCAGCCGCCTCGCCAATGCGTTGGACGGTCCGCCGGACTCCGCGGATTCCGCTGCCCGCGACCGGATGCGCCGCCGCTGGGCGATCGTGATGGTCGACGAGTTCCAGGACACCGATCCGATTCAGTGGCAGGTCATCGATCGCGCGTTCAACGGGCACGCTCGGCTGGTGCTGATTGGTGACCCCAAGCAGGCGATCTACGGCTTTCGTGGCGGCGATATCTACACGTATTTGTTGGCTGCGCGCACAGCCGGTGTGCGGCGGACGTTGGGGGTGAACTGGCGCAGCGACAAGGCCCTTGTCGACAGCCTGCACACCGTGTTGCGCGGGGCCGCGCTTGGCGATGCCGACATCGTGGTGCGCGACGTCGAAGCTCACGTCGGCGGGCATCGGCTGCACAACGCACCACGCAACGCGCCGTTTCGGCTTCGGGTCGTCAGCCGCGCCATGTTCGGCTACGACCAGACCAGAACCATCGCGATCGATGCTTTGCGCCAACATATTTCGTCCGACCTTGCCGCCGACGTCGGGGCCCTGCTGGGCAGTGACGCGACCTTCGACGGACACCGAATACAGGCCAGCGACATCGCGGTGATCGTCGAATCAAGCAAGGACGCCCGACCGTGCCAAGCGGCGTTGCTACGAGCCGGAATTCCCGCCGTCTATACCAGCGACGGCGACGTGTTCGCCGCCGACGCGGCCAAGGACTGGCTACTTCTGCTGGACGCGTTCGACCAGACGCACCGTGCCGGGCTGGTGCGGGCCGCGGCGGCCACGGTGTTCTTCGGCAAGACCGCCAATGACCTGGCCGCCGGCGGCGACGCGCTGGCCGACGAGGTGGCCGCCACACTGCGGGATTGGACCGACCAGCTGCGCGAGCGCGGACCGGCAGCGGTCTTTGCGGCCGCGCAACTGGCGGGCATGGGTCGACGAGTACTGGCCGAGCAAGGCGGTGAGCGCACCATGACCGACCTGGCGCACATCGCTGAACTCCTGCATGCGGTAGCGCATCGCGAGCGGTTGGCTTTGCCGGCACTGCGCGACTGGCTGCGCCGACAATGCGACGAGCGCGCCGGCGCACCCGAACGCAGCCGACGGATCGATAGTGACGCGGCCGCGGTGCAGATTCTGACGGTGTGGGGTGCCAAGGGATTACAGTTCCCGATCGTCTATCTGCCGTTCGCGTTCAACCGGCACGTCTTCATCGACGATATCCCGCTCTACCACGACGGCACCGGCGTTCGGTGCCTGCATGTCGGCGGCCCGGGAAGCGCGGACCGCCGCAGCATTGAGGCGTTCAGCCGGGCCGAGGCGGCCCGCAACGACATCCGACTGACCTACGTAGCCCTGACGCGAGCACAGTCACAGGTGGTGGCGTGGTGGGCGCCCGCAAAGGACGAACCGAACGGCGGGCTATCCCGATTATTACGCGGGCGGCGTCTCGGCCAGGCCGAAGTGCCGGATAGCTGTGCGCCCAAGACGATCTCTGATGAGGAGGCGTTGGCGTGCTTTCGGGCGTGGCAGGCCGCCGGTGGCCCAGTGGTCGAAGAATCGTCGGTGGTCACCGCTGCCGCTGTTCGCCGGCCCGAGCCGCCGACGCACCTGGCGGTGCGCCACTTTCACCGATCAATCGACACCACCTGGCGGCGCACCTCGTATTCAGCACTGATCCGCGGCGCGCACGACTCGGGCGTAACCAGCGAGCCGGAGATGACCGCACGCGACGACGAAATCGACGACGCCGCGGTGGCCGTCGCGTCAGGTGCAGCCGACGGCGTGTCCTCCCCGATGTCACACCTGCCGGCTGGTGCGACGTTCGGTTCGCTGGTGCATGCCGTGTTAGAGAACACCGATCCCTTCGCTGTTGACCTCGCAGCAGAGTTGGAATCTCAGGTGCGGACGCATTCAGGGTGGTGGCCGGTGGACGCCGAGCCGGCCACGCTGGCTTCTGCATTGCTGCCGATGTACGACACGCCCCTGGGCCCGCTGACTGACGGGCTGACGTTGCGCCAGATCGGGCTGCGGGATCGGTTGCGGGAGTTAGACTTCGAAATACCCTTGACCGGTGGCGACGTCCGGGCTTCGGTGCCGGCTGTTCACCTGTCGCAGGTGGGTGAGCTGGTCCGTGAGCACCTTGCCACCGATGATCCGTTGGCCAGGTACAGCGACCGGCTGCTGCGGGACGGTCTCGGCGGCCAGCCGTTGCGCGGTTATCTGGCCGGCTCGATCGACGTGGTGCTGCGGTTGCCTCGGCAGCGTTATTTCGTGGTGGACTACAAAACCAACATGCTGGGCGCTGCCGCCGCCGACTACAGCTTCCCACGGCTGACCGAGACGATGCTGCATTCGGATTACCCCTTGCAGGCCTTGCTGTATACCGTTGTGTTGCATCGATTTTTGCGATGGCGGCAGCCGGGATACCAGCCGTCGCAGCACCTGGGTGGGGTGCTGTACCTCTTTGTGCGCGGCATGTGCGGGGCCGCGACCCCACAAGTGGACGGCCATCCCTGCGGGGTGTTCAGTTGGCTACCACCGCCAGCGCTGGTGGTGGCGTTGTCGGACTTACTAGACCAGGGTCGACCATCGGCATGA
- the cynS gene encoding cyanase produces MKRNEITEQIVVARLAKGLKWQQLADAIGRPVVWTTSALLGEHPIPAELGTVLVGMLGLDESVVPVLAASPMRGGLPTAVPTDPTIYRLYEAIQVYGGAIKELINEQFGDGIMSAINFSLDLKKKSHPSGDRVVLTFDGKFLPYQWASAQH; encoded by the coding sequence ATGAAGAGAAATGAGATCACCGAACAGATCGTGGTTGCCCGGCTGGCAAAAGGTCTGAAGTGGCAGCAGCTCGCCGACGCAATCGGCAGGCCGGTGGTGTGGACGACATCGGCATTACTAGGCGAGCACCCGATTCCCGCCGAGCTCGGTACCGTCCTGGTTGGGATGCTGGGTCTCGACGAATCAGTGGTGCCGGTGCTGGCCGCGTCACCCATGCGCGGCGGGTTGCCCACCGCTGTCCCTACCGACCCCACCATCTACCGCTTGTACGAAGCAATCCAGGTATACGGCGGCGCTATCAAAGAACTGATCAACGAGCAGTTCGGCGACGGCATCATGAGCGCCATCAACTTCAGCCTCGACCTGAAAAAGAAGTCGCATCCGTCAGGCGATCGCGTCGTCCTGACGTTTGACGGTAAATTCCTTCCCTACCAATGGGCTTCGGCGCAACACTAG
- the hadB gene encoding (3R)-hydroxyacyl-ACP dehydratase subunit HadB: MALREFSSVKVGDQLPEKTYPLTRQDLVNYAGVSGDLNPIHWDDEIAKIVGLDTAIAHGMLTMGIGGGYVTSWVGDPGAVTEYNVRFTAVVPVPNDGKGAELVFSGRVKSVDPDTKSVTIALSATTGGKKIFGRAIASAKLA; this comes from the coding sequence ATGGCGCTGCGTGAGTTTAGTTCGGTCAAGGTGGGTGACCAGCTTCCGGAGAAGACCTACCCGCTGACCCGCCAAGATCTGGTGAACTACGCGGGGGTATCGGGTGACTTGAACCCGATCCACTGGGACGACGAGATCGCCAAGATTGTGGGGTTGGACACCGCGATCGCCCACGGCATGCTGACGATGGGTATAGGTGGCGGCTATGTCACGTCCTGGGTCGGCGACCCAGGTGCGGTCACCGAGTACAACGTGCGGTTCACCGCGGTGGTGCCGGTGCCCAACGACGGTAAAGGCGCCGAGCTGGTGTTCAGCGGCAGGGTGAAGTCGGTCGATCCGGACACCAAGTCGGTGACCATCGCGCTGTCGGCCACCACCGGTGGCAAGAAGATCTTCGGCCGGGCGATCGCGTCGGCGAAACTGGCGTAG
- a CDS encoding crotonase/enoyl-CoA hydratase family protein yields the protein MSGPVSYSHKDSIAVIKMDDGKVNALGPTMQQALNEAIDQADKDNVGALVITGNDRVFSGGFDLKVLTSGQAQPAIDMLSGGFELAYRLLSYPKPVVMACTGHAIAMGAFLLSAGDHRVAAHAYNIQANEVAIGMTIPYAALAIMKLRLTPSAYQQAAGLAKTFFGETALAAGFVDEIVLPEMVRSRAEEAAQEFAGLNQQAHLATKLRTRADTLTAIRAGIDKMAAEFGL from the coding sequence ATGAGCGGCCCTGTTAGCTATAGCCACAAAGATTCCATCGCGGTCATCAAGATGGACGACGGCAAAGTCAACGCGCTAGGACCGACGATGCAGCAGGCCCTCAACGAGGCGATCGACCAAGCCGACAAAGACAACGTCGGTGCACTGGTGATCACCGGGAATGACCGAGTTTTCAGTGGCGGCTTCGACCTGAAGGTCCTGACGTCCGGGCAGGCCCAGCCCGCGATCGACATGCTCAGCGGCGGCTTCGAGCTGGCGTACCGGCTGTTGTCCTATCCCAAGCCGGTAGTGATGGCCTGCACCGGCCACGCCATCGCTATGGGGGCGTTCCTGCTGTCCGCGGGCGACCACCGGGTGGCGGCCCACGCCTACAACATTCAGGCCAACGAAGTTGCGATCGGCATGACCATCCCCTACGCGGCCTTGGCGATCATGAAGCTGCGGCTAACACCGTCGGCGTACCAGCAAGCCGCCGGGCTAGCCAAGACATTCTTCGGTGAAACTGCGCTTGCGGCGGGCTTCGTCGACGAGATCGTGCTGCCCGAGATGGTGCGCAGTCGCGCCGAAGAAGCCGCGCAGGAGTTCGCCGGCCTCAACCAGCAGGCTCACCTGGCAACCAAGTTGCGCACCCGCGCCGACACGCTTACAGCCATCCGCGCCGGAATCGACAAGATGGCAGCCGAGTTCGGACTGTAA
- the rpmG gene encoding 50S ribosomal protein L33 gives MASSTDVRPKITLACEVCKHRNYITKKNRRNDPDRMELKKFCRNCGKHQSHRETR, from the coding sequence ATGGCTTCCAGTACCGACGTGCGGCCGAAGATCACCTTGGCATGCGAGGTGTGCAAGCACCGTAACTACATCACCAAGAAGAACCGGCGTAACGACCCCGACCGGATGGAGCTGAAGAAGTTCTGCCGCAATTGCGGCAAGCACCAGTCCCATCGTGAGACACGGTAG
- the recC gene encoding exodeoxyribonuclease V subunit gamma codes for MALHLHRAGQTDLLADGLCALLADPLPDPFAEELVLVSARGVERWLSQRLSHVLGCRPGGGDGVCAGVTFRSPTSLISEILGITGTAAHDPWSPEAMTWPLLEVIDANLDEPWCGTLAKHLGHFDTDDEAELRKGRRYAVARRIAGLFAGYARQRPCLLVDWLDGEEGGLDADLAWQPQLWRLLVANVAVDPPHVRHRNAVTRLRASPTDLPARLSLFGHTRLAVTDIELLDAVATHHDLHLWLPHPSDELWRALAGRRHRSVPRTEDTSRRAAKHPLLQTLGRDLRELQSLLPARPATDEYLGTALGLMSGDPLRPAPPRLRSPLGLMSGAEKPNTLLGWLQSDITANAVRPQNRVLAEGDRSVQVHACHGTARQIDVLREVLLGLLADDPTLEPRDIVVMCPDIETCAPLIVADFGLGELPGHSHPAHRLRVRLADRALTQTNPLLGVAGQLLGIADSRTTATQVLNLAAATPVRARFGFTDDDLDTITTWVRDSGIRWSFDTAHRKQYGLDHIVGNTWRFGLDRILTGVAMSDDSQAWLSTALPLDDVGSNRVELAGRLAEYIHRLQSVVDSLDGIRPLSEWIEALTDGVAQLTRVGAADAWQPEQLRREFATILAHADFRRTTALRLSDVRALLAEQLAGRPTRANFRTGTLTACTMVPMRSVPHRVVCLVGLDDGVFPRLALPDGDDVLARRPMTGERDIRSEDRQLLLDAICAARQTLIITYTGADEHTGHPRPPSVPLAELLDALDQTTPASVRDRVLIEHPLQPFDIRNVTPGELVPDQPFTFDPTVLVAARAAAGDRHLRPGFYTDPLPEPAPDDVALADLLAFFRDPVKGFFRALDYTLPWDVDEVQDEMPVEIDSLEEWAAGDRMLRDMVRGMDADAATQAEWRRGALPPGQLGWRKAKEIRTQAAGLAAEALRHRRGVAAAYDINVELDGQRRLTGTVTPVFGTRTVSVTYSRLGGKHLLEAWIPLLALQADKPHREWTALCIGRAQKNQQIEQRLLGPPTDPRETLRDLVRLYDAGRREPLPLPLRTSYAWADARNCGRDPVKVAGWRWNSQHNYRGEDAEPAHERVWGTRAPLDVLLGTPRPGEEAAGEGTRLGALSARLWLPLLRAERSPREVG; via the coding sequence ATGGCCCTTCATCTGCACCGCGCCGGGCAGACCGATCTGCTTGCGGACGGCCTCTGCGCACTGCTGGCCGACCCGCTGCCCGACCCGTTCGCTGAGGAGTTGGTGCTGGTATCGGCGCGCGGCGTGGAACGCTGGCTCAGTCAGCGGCTTTCGCATGTGCTCGGATGCCGGCCCGGTGGCGGCGACGGGGTGTGCGCGGGCGTGACATTCCGCAGTCCGACCTCACTGATCTCGGAGATTCTAGGGATCACCGGGACAGCCGCCCACGACCCGTGGTCCCCGGAGGCCATGACTTGGCCGCTACTGGAGGTAATCGATGCGAATCTCGACGAGCCCTGGTGCGGCACACTGGCAAAACACTTGGGCCACTTCGACACCGATGACGAGGCCGAACTTCGCAAGGGGCGCCGATATGCGGTGGCGCGCCGGATCGCTGGGCTGTTCGCTGGCTACGCCAGACAACGGCCGTGCCTGCTGGTCGACTGGCTGGACGGCGAGGAGGGCGGCCTCGACGCCGACCTGGCTTGGCAGCCGCAGCTGTGGCGGTTGCTGGTCGCGAACGTCGCCGTCGATCCGCCGCACGTCCGGCACCGCAACGCCGTTACCCGGCTGCGTGCGTCGCCGACCGACCTGCCCGCTCGACTGTCGCTGTTCGGCCACACTCGACTGGCGGTCACCGACATCGAGCTGCTCGACGCCGTGGCCACCCACCATGACCTGCACCTGTGGTTGCCGCATCCCAGCGATGAGCTGTGGCGGGCGCTCGCCGGTAGGCGCCACCGCTCGGTGCCACGCACCGAAGACACCAGCCGGCGTGCCGCCAAGCATCCGCTGCTGCAGACATTGGGCCGCGACCTGCGTGAGCTGCAGAGCCTGCTGCCCGCTCGCCCCGCCACCGACGAATACCTCGGGACGGCTCTGGGTTTGATGAGTGGCGACCCGCTGCGCCCGGCTCCGCCGCGCTTGCGATCGCCACTGGGTTTGATGAGTGGCGCCGAGAAGCCCAACACCTTGCTGGGCTGGCTGCAATCCGACATCACCGCCAACGCGGTGCGACCCCAGAACCGCGTGCTGGCCGAGGGTGACCGATCTGTTCAGGTGCACGCCTGTCACGGAACGGCCCGCCAGATCGATGTGTTGCGTGAGGTCCTGCTCGGACTGTTGGCTGATGATCCCACCCTGGAACCCCGCGACATCGTGGTGATGTGTCCCGACATCGAGACCTGCGCCCCGCTGATTGTGGCCGACTTCGGCCTGGGCGAACTACCCGGCCACAGTCACCCGGCGCATCGGCTGCGGGTCCGGCTGGCCGACCGCGCCCTCACCCAGACCAACCCGCTGCTGGGCGTGGCTGGCCAGTTGCTCGGTATCGCCGATAGTCGCACCACCGCCACGCAAGTGTTGAATCTTGCTGCGGCGACGCCGGTGCGGGCCCGCTTCGGGTTCACCGACGATGATCTCGACACCATCACCACGTGGGTGCGCGACTCGGGTATCCGGTGGAGCTTCGACACAGCGCACCGCAAGCAGTATGGGCTCGATCACATCGTGGGAAACACCTGGCGTTTCGGGCTCGACCGCATCTTGACCGGGGTCGCGATGTCGGACGACTCGCAAGCGTGGCTGTCCACCGCGCTGCCGCTCGATGATGTCGGCAGCAACCGGGTGGAGCTGGCGGGGCGGCTGGCCGAGTACATCCACCGGCTGCAGTCCGTGGTCGACTCGCTCGATGGCATCCGACCGCTGTCCGAGTGGATCGAAGCGTTGACCGACGGTGTCGCGCAATTGACGCGGGTGGGTGCTGCCGACGCCTGGCAACCCGAACAGCTGCGCCGCGAATTCGCAACCATACTGGCACACGCAGACTTTCGCCGCACCACCGCGCTGCGACTGTCGGACGTCCGCGCATTGCTGGCCGAGCAGCTGGCCGGGCGCCCGACCCGGGCCAACTTCCGGACCGGCACCTTGACCGCGTGCACCATGGTGCCGATGCGCTCGGTCCCGCACCGCGTGGTCTGCTTGGTCGGGCTCGACGACGGCGTGTTCCCCCGGCTGGCGCTGCCCGACGGCGACGACGTGCTGGCCCGTCGGCCAATGACGGGTGAGCGCGACATCCGTTCGGAGGACCGGCAATTGCTGCTGGACGCGATATGCGCGGCCAGGCAAACGTTGATTATCACCTATACCGGCGCCGACGAACACACCGGACATCCGCGACCGCCGTCGGTGCCATTGGCCGAGCTGCTCGACGCGTTGGACCAGACCACGCCGGCGTCGGTGCGCGATCGCGTCCTGATCGAACATCCGTTACAGCCGTTCGATATTCGCAATGTCACGCCCGGTGAGCTGGTGCCCGACCAGCCGTTCACCTTCGATCCAACCGTACTGGTGGCGGCCAGGGCAGCTGCCGGGGACCGGCACCTGCGACCGGGCTTTTACACCGACCCTCTCCCCGAGCCGGCGCCCGACGACGTTGCCCTTGCCGACCTGCTCGCCTTCTTCCGTGATCCGGTCAAGGGATTCTTTCGCGCGCTCGACTACACGCTGCCGTGGGACGTCGACGAGGTCCAAGACGAAATGCCGGTCGAGATCGACAGCCTGGAAGAGTGGGCAGCTGGCGATCGCATGTTGCGAGACATGGTGCGCGGCATGGATGCCGACGCGGCCACCCAAGCCGAATGGCGGCGCGGAGCCTTGCCGCCCGGACAGCTGGGCTGGCGCAAGGCCAAGGAAATCCGTACCCAGGCGGCGGGGCTGGCCGCCGAGGCGCTGCGGCATCGCCGGGGTGTGGCCGCTGCTTACGACATCAACGTTGAGCTCGACGGCCAGCGGCGGCTCACCGGCACGGTGACGCCGGTGTTCGGCACCCGCACGGTATCGGTTACCTACTCCAGGCTCGGCGGCAAGCATCTGCTCGAGGCGTGGATCCCGTTGCTGGCGTTACAGGCCGACAAACCGCATCGCGAGTGGACCGCCCTGTGCATTGGACGAGCCCAGAAGAACCAGCAGATCGAGCAGCGGCTGCTCGGCCCGCCAACCGATCCCCGCGAAACGCTGCGGGATCTGGTGCGGCTGTACGACGCCGGCCGCCGCGAGCCGTTGCCACTGCCGCTGCGGACGTCCTACGCGTGGGCCGACGCCCGCAATTGCGGCAGAGACCCGGTCAAGGTCGCGGGTTGGCGGTGGAACTCGCAGCACAACTATCGCGGCGAAGACGCTGAGCCCGCGCATGAAAGAGTTTGGGGCACCAGGGCTCCACTTGACGTCCTGCTGGGGACACCGCGTCCAGGCGAGGAAGCCGCCGGTGAGGGCACCCGGCTGGGCGCGCTGTCGGCTCGGCTGTGGCTGCCGCTGTTGCGCGCCGAGCGGTCGCCGCGGGAGGTGGGCTGA
- the hadA gene encoding (3R)-hydroxyacyl-ACP dehydratase subunit HadA yields the protein MGLTTDIVGMHYRYPDYYEVEREKVREYAIAVQNEDTSYFEEDAAAELGYKGLLAPLTFICVFGYKAQSAFFKSANIAVQDAQIVQVDQVLKFAKPIVAGDKLYCDVYVDSMREAHGTQIIVTKNIITNEAGDIVQETYTTLAGRAGEDGEEGFSDGAA from the coding sequence GTGGGGTTGACCACAGACATCGTCGGGATGCATTACCGCTACCCCGACTACTACGAGGTCGAGCGCGAGAAGGTCCGCGAGTACGCGATAGCCGTGCAAAACGAGGACACCTCGTACTTCGAGGAGGACGCGGCGGCCGAACTCGGCTATAAGGGGCTGCTGGCCCCGTTGACGTTTATCTGTGTATTCGGCTACAAGGCGCAATCGGCGTTTTTCAAGAGCGCCAACATCGCGGTTCAGGATGCGCAGATCGTGCAGGTCGACCAAGTGTTGAAATTCGCCAAGCCGATCGTGGCGGGCGACAAGCTGTACTGCGATGTTTACGTGGATTCGATGCGTGAGGCGCACGGCACCCAGATCATCGTGACCAAGAACATCATCACGAACGAAGCGGGTGACATCGTCCAGGAGACCTACACGACGCTGGCGGGCCGTGCCGGCGAGGATGGAGAAGAGGGATTTTCTGATGGCGCTGCGTGA
- a CDS encoding MBL fold metallo-hydrolase has protein sequence MSDSDRLYFRQLLSGRDFAVGDVVATQMRNFAYLIGDRRTGDCVVVDPAYAAGDLVDTLEADGMRLSGVLVTHHHPDHVGGAMMGFQLKGLTELLDRATVPVHVNTHEALWVSRVTGISLGDLTSHEHRDKVSVGDIEIELLHTPGHTPGSQCFLLDGRLVAGDTLFLEGCGRTDFPGGDSDEMYRSLQQLAQLPGDPTVFPGHWYSTDPSATLSLVKRSNYVYRAADLDQWRTLMGG, from the coding sequence GTGTCAGACTCGGACCGGCTGTACTTTCGGCAACTGCTCTCCGGACGCGATTTCGCCGTCGGCGATGTGGTCGCGACGCAGATGCGCAATTTCGCCTACCTGATCGGCGACCGCCGGACCGGGGACTGCGTCGTAGTCGACCCGGCGTACGCCGCCGGTGATCTGGTGGACACCCTCGAAGCGGACGGGATGCGGCTGTCTGGAGTGCTGGTGACGCATCATCACCCCGACCATGTGGGCGGGGCGATGATGGGCTTTCAGCTGAAGGGATTGACCGAGCTGTTGGACCGAGCAACTGTGCCGGTGCACGTGAATACCCATGAGGCGCTTTGGGTTTCGCGTGTCACTGGGATTTCCCTCGGTGATCTGACCTCCCATGAGCACCGCGACAAGGTCAGCGTTGGCGATATCGAAATTGAGCTGCTGCACACACCGGGTCATACGCCGGGCAGCCAATGTTTTCTGCTCGATGGCCGGCTGGTCGCCGGTGACACGTTGTTCCTGGAAGGCTGTGGCCGCACCGACTTTCCGGGTGGCGATTCCGACGAGATGTACCGCAGCCTGCAGCAGCTCGCGCAGCTTCCGGGTGACCCGACAGTGTTCCCGGGGCACTGGTATTCAACTGATCCCAGTGCCACGCTATCGCTGGTCAAGCGCTCCAATTACGTGTATCGCGCCGCGGATCTTGATCAGTGGCGAACGTTGATGGGCGGCTGA
- the hadC gene encoding (3R)-hydroxyacyl-ACP dehydratase subunit HadC yields the protein MALKTDIRGMVWKYPDYFVVGREQLRSFASAIKCEHPAYFEEDAAAELGYDSIVAPLTFASILAKLVQTDFFRNVDVGMETMQIVQVDQRFVFHKPVLAGDKLWAQMHVHSVDERFGADIVVTKNSCTNDDGELVMEAYTTLMGQQGDNSSQLKWDKESGQVIRSA from the coding sequence ATGGCGCTGAAAACTGATATCCGCGGGATGGTCTGGAAGTACCCGGACTACTTCGTCGTGGGCCGTGAGCAGCTCCGCAGCTTCGCGAGTGCCATCAAATGCGAGCACCCGGCCTACTTCGAGGAGGACGCGGCGGCCGAACTCGGCTATGACAGCATCGTCGCGCCGCTGACCTTCGCCAGCATTCTCGCGAAATTGGTCCAAACCGACTTCTTCCGCAATGTCGACGTCGGCATGGAGACCATGCAGATCGTGCAGGTCGACCAGCGCTTTGTTTTCCACAAGCCGGTGCTTGCCGGGGACAAGCTGTGGGCCCAGATGCACGTCCATTCGGTGGACGAACGCTTTGGCGCCGACATCGTCGTCACCAAGAACAGCTGCACCAACGACGACGGTGAACTGGTCATGGAGGCTTACACCACGCTGATGGGTCAGCAGGGCGACAACTCCAGTCAGCTCAAATGGGACAAGGAATCCGGACAGGTCATCAGAAGCGCGTAA
- a CDS encoding type II toxin-antitoxin system VapB family antitoxin gives MLKKVEIEVDDDLVQEVIRRYGLYGRREAVHLALKALLGEGGAGDHAEQDQEYDEFSDPDAWRPRRSSDTG, from the coding sequence ATGCTGAAGAAGGTCGAGATCGAGGTTGACGACGACCTAGTCCAAGAGGTCATCCGTCGGTACGGGCTATATGGCAGGCGAGAGGCCGTCCATCTGGCGCTGAAGGCCCTCCTTGGCGAGGGCGGTGCCGGGGACCACGCAGAGCAGGACCAGGAATACGACGAGTTCAGTGACCCCGATGCGTGGCGTCCTCGCCGAAGCAGCGACACCGGGTGA